DNA from Catenulispora sp. MAP5-51:
CCATCCGCAGGGCCTCGCCCTTGGAGCAGTTGACGAAGCAGGTGCGGATCTGGCTCTCGGTGATCGGTTCCATGCTCGGTACGCTAAACTTGCCTAAGTCACTTAGGCAAATCGTTAACCAGCAAAGGAGACGCATGGCACGCGCCGGCCTGTCCCCGGAAGTCCTCGTGACCGCGGCCGCCGAACTGGCCGACGAGATCGGCTTCGAGAACGTCACGATCGGGGTGGTGGCGCGGCGGTTCGGGGTACGGGAACCGAGCCTGTACTCGCACATCCGCAACGCGAACGACCTGCGCGTCCGGGTCGCGGCCAAAGCGCTCGGGGAACTGGCCGACCGCCTCTCCGAGGCCCTGGCCGGCCGCTCGGGACGCGAGGCGCTCCTGGCCTTCGCCGCCGCCTACCGCGACTACGGCCGCGCCCACCCCGGCCGCTTCACGGCCGCGCGCA
Protein-coding regions in this window:
- a CDS encoding TetR/AcrR family transcriptional regulator, whose product is MARAGLSPEVLVTAAAELADEIGFENVTIGVVARRFGVREPSLYSHIRNANDLRVRVAAKALGELADRLSEALAGRSGREALLAFAAAYRDYGRAHPGRFTAARMAVPLDSPAADAARRNSDLTRALLRGYALGEPAETDAVRLLGATVLGFVTLEAGGSYQHNARAADASWNAAMEALDVALRNWPAAASGEAPGSAKAPEPAEAP